A stretch of Electrophorus electricus isolate fEleEle1 chromosome 3, fEleEle1.pri, whole genome shotgun sequence DNA encodes these proteins:
- the oser1 gene encoding oxidative stress-responsive serine-rich protein 1 — MATVKTEGKECEEEILQMAFKKLRVDAESSATAACVCEALASRAGTRVNTDGAKPKISSPKENWLGCTRKSSRGVVRSQRRRRSKSPIVHPPKFTYCSSKMPTSPGPLKHKSPPDPDDPRATLGVPAKKELLSSVSCSPIFGASGYEARLSAALENHSPLLLCTGTTSDDESSTESTSCLGGECTLALPEESGTTAQLATPPDFRSLREQREGSQCPCSQQECHCSGWRALEVYSFTGLRDVISECERKLPSPTDATQSSRTQAGAGSSSAGSATSSSPRSCSEQARAYVDDITIEDLSGYMEYYLYIPKKMSHMAEMMYT, encoded by the exons ATGGCCACTGTgaagacagaaggaaaagagTGTGAGGAGGAAATACTACAGATGGCTTTTAAGAAGCTGCGTGTGGATGCTGAAAG CTCTGCAACCgcagcatgtgtatgtgaggcTTTGGCATCCAGAGCTGGAACTCGAGTCAACACAGATGGAGCCAAACCCAAGATTTCTTCCCCAAAAGAGAACTGGCTTGG ATGCACGCGAAAGTCCTCCAGAGGGGTAGTGAGGAGCCAAAGGAGAAGAAGATCAAAGTCTCCCATCGTTCACCCTCCAAAATTCACCTACTGCAGCTCCAAAATGCCCACATCCCCTGGCCCCCTTAAACACAAGAGCCCTCCAGATCCAGATGACCCCAGAGCTACACTGGGCGTGCCTGCCAAGAAGGAGCTGCTGTCGTCTGTTTCGTGCTCTCCCATCTTTGGTGCATCTGGCTATGAAGCCCGCCTCTCGGCTGCGCTGGAGAACCACAGCCCACTGCTGCTGTGCACCGGGACCACCTCGGATGACGAGAGCAGCACCGAAAGCACATCCTGCCTAGGGGGCGAATGCACCCTGGCTCTGCCAGAGGAAAGCGGCACCACAGCACAACTCGCCACCCCTCCCGATTTCCGATCCCTTCGCGAGCAGCGCGAGGGCAGCCAGTGCCCATGCAGTCAGCAGGAGTGCCATTGTTCAGGCTGGCGGGCCCTGGAAGTCTACTCATTCACAGGCCTCCGTGACGTCATCTCCGAATGCGAGAGGAAACTCCCCAGTCCTACAGATGCGACTCAGAGCTCCAGAACTCAGGCCGGGGCCGGAAGCAGCAGTGCTGGATCGGCGACATCCAGCTCACCACGCTCCTGTTCTGAGCAGGCCCGTGCCTATGTGGATGACATCACTATAGAGGACCTGTCAGGCTACATGGAATATTACCTTTACATCCCCAAGAAGATGTCACATATGGCTGAGATGATGTACACTTAA
- the sdc4 gene encoding syndecan-4 isoform X1, whose translation MLKVYLMLFLLAAAVFAESVRETETWMPLKAEEQHDLNGSGDFAFLDEERTMIDDEDADNYDDYDDDDGDMSGSGDEEEEDLLETSRPGLLDNRIPDQDSVPKIQSRDEEDLNLVKHNEVAFPPSVLLSHAGEHNIFEKAEVLAAVIAGGAVGLLFAVLLIVLLVYCLKKKDEGSYDLGKKPIYKKAPTTEIYA comes from the exons ATGCTGAAAGTGTACCTCATGTTGTTTTTATTGGCTGCTGCTGTCTTCGCAGAATCG GTACgagaaacagaaacatggatgCCGTTAAAGGCTGAGGAGCAACACGACCTCAATGGATCCGGTGATTTTGCCTTCCTAGATGAGGAACGCACAATGATCGACGATGAGGACGCAGACAATTACGACGactatgatgatgatgatggggaTATGTCAGGCTCtggtgatgaagaggaagaagaccTACTTGAAACGTCCAGG cCTGGACTGTTGGATAACCGCATCCCTGACCAAGATTCAGTTCCCAAGATTCAGTCACGGGACGAAGAGGACCTCAACTTGGTGAAACACAACGAGGTTGCTTTCCCACCCAGTGTTCTCCTGTCCCACGCCGGAGAACATAACATCTTTGAGAAGGCAGAAGTGCTGGCGG CCGTTATTGCTGGCGGTGCAGTTGGGCTTCTCTTTGCTGTCCTCCTTATTGTCCTTCTGGTCTATTGCCTGAAGAAAAAGGACGAAGGCAGTTACGACCTTGGCAAGAAACCCATCTACAAAAAAGCACCCACTACCGAGATCTATGcatga
- the sdc4 gene encoding syndecan-4 isoform X2, which produces MFSSDHMDNASESWRLDVRETETWMPLKAEEQHDLNGSGDFAFLDEERTMIDDEDADNYDDYDDDDGDMSGSGDEEEEDLLETSRPGLLDNRIPDQDSVPKIQSRDEEDLNLVKHNEVAFPPSVLLSHAGEHNIFEKAEVLAAVIAGGAVGLLFAVLLIVLLVYCLKKKDEGSYDLGKKPIYKKAPTTEIYA; this is translated from the exons atgttcagttcaGACCACATGGATAATGCATCTGAGTCATGGAGATTAGAT GTACgagaaacagaaacatggatgCCGTTAAAGGCTGAGGAGCAACACGACCTCAATGGATCCGGTGATTTTGCCTTCCTAGATGAGGAACGCACAATGATCGACGATGAGGACGCAGACAATTACGACGactatgatgatgatgatggggaTATGTCAGGCTCtggtgatgaagaggaagaagaccTACTTGAAACGTCCAGG cCTGGACTGTTGGATAACCGCATCCCTGACCAAGATTCAGTTCCCAAGATTCAGTCACGGGACGAAGAGGACCTCAACTTGGTGAAACACAACGAGGTTGCTTTCCCACCCAGTGTTCTCCTGTCCCACGCCGGAGAACATAACATCTTTGAGAAGGCAGAAGTGCTGGCGG CCGTTATTGCTGGCGGTGCAGTTGGGCTTCTCTTTGCTGTCCTCCTTATTGTCCTTCTGGTCTATTGCCTGAAGAAAAAGGACGAAGGCAGTTACGACCTTGGCAAGAAACCCATCTACAAAAAAGCACCCACTACCGAGATCTATGcatga